The following coding sequences are from one Desulfosporosinus orientis DSM 765 window:
- a CDS encoding NifB/NifX family molybdenum-iron cluster-binding protein, translating into MLVAFASSDGKTIDSHFASAPLFEMYKFAGEPQGIIHTSLSAEDLQESEDKVDVRIKMLRKCDVVYCTQIGGPAAARLVQSGIHPLKVPVGTEIEYELNRLKQLFQSKKLPPWLKKKLENKKEEGMI; encoded by the coding sequence ATGCTTGTCGCTTTTGCCAGCAGTGATGGTAAAACCATTGATTCACATTTTGCCTCAGCTCCTTTATTTGAAATGTATAAGTTTGCCGGGGAACCCCAGGGAATTATTCATACGTCCCTTTCTGCCGAAGACCTGCAGGAATCCGAAGATAAAGTGGACGTGCGGATCAAGATGCTCAGAAAATGCGATGTCGTCTATTGCACCCAAATCGGCGGCCCTGCGGCGGCTCGTCTGGTGCAAAGCGGTATTCATCCCTTAAAAGTACCGGTTGGAACAGAAATTGAATACGAACTGAACAGGCTTAAGCAATTGTTCCAATCAAAGAAACTGCCCCCTTGGCTGAAGAAAAAATTAGAGAATAAGAAGGAGGAGGGGATGATTTGA
- a CDS encoding EamA family transporter: MSLDWFQLVLIYIVTNSTSKIIQKYSLRDPEMDPMAFSAFLLFGIGVLSAPFLCFEKLIITDSLKIWLIVIFSSALYTAAMALYYYSLKATEVSQVETIATTRSIWFMVLGVFILGESFKFSSLLGVALIFGGLVIIYWHKGSLKGFGKPHIFTIIYAFIISSAYALDNIALNSFSVVFYQILVYALPGVFTIIFIPKTLGKLKYFLKPRKNTLFIFLSAIFQMISTLALYAAYKYGGELSVVGPLAQTSTVFTILIGIIFLKERWNLKRKIVGIILALAGLILLKFFN, encoded by the coding sequence ATGTCTTTAGATTGGTTTCAACTGGTGCTTATCTATATTGTGACGAATTCAACGTCTAAGATTATCCAAAAATATTCCTTGCGGGATCCAGAAATGGACCCTATGGCCTTTAGTGCGTTTTTGCTCTTTGGTATAGGAGTTCTCAGTGCACCCTTCCTTTGCTTTGAAAAGCTGATTATAACAGACAGTCTGAAAATCTGGTTAATTGTGATATTTTCTAGTGCCCTATATACAGCAGCTATGGCCTTATATTATTATTCATTAAAGGCCACGGAGGTCAGTCAAGTTGAAACCATTGCCACCACAAGATCCATCTGGTTTATGGTCTTAGGAGTTTTCATTCTGGGTGAAAGCTTTAAGTTTAGCAGTTTATTAGGAGTTGCTCTTATTTTTGGAGGGCTTGTAATTATCTATTGGCATAAAGGGAGTTTAAAAGGCTTTGGAAAACCCCATATCTTTACAATAATTTATGCGTTTATTATCAGCAGTGCTTATGCACTGGATAATATTGCTTTGAACTCCTTCTCTGTTGTCTTTTATCAAATTCTTGTCTATGCCCTGCCGGGGGTTTTTACTATTATCTTTATCCCAAAGACCCTCGGCAAGCTCAAGTATTTTTTAAAACCTAGAAAAAATACCTTATTTATTTTCTTAAGCGCTATTTTTCAAATGATTTCCACCTTAGCTCTCTATGCAGCTTATAAATATGGCGGAGAGCTTTCCGTAGTGGGTCCCCTTGCGCAAACATCAACTGTTTTCACCATTTTAATAGGTATTATCTTCTTAAAAGAACGATGGAATTTGAAACGAAAAATAGTTGGTATTATACTGGCTTTAGCAGGGTTAATCTTATTAAAGTTTTTTAATTAA
- a CDS encoding homocitrate synthase/isopropylmalate synthase family protein, with the protein MEQRVLLCDTTLRDGEQAPGVEFDRPEKEKIARALVEAGIDELEVGVPAMGEEEAKRISQLVALKLPVRLITWNRVVLEDLAASYRTGVEGVAISLPVSEQQIKHKLRKDRAWLLEQMGRCVRDAKKEAGYIVLGLEDASRADIAFLKEIIKEAQKLGVDRIRFADTLGIMEPLSIFFKLQDLTREADIPLEFHAHNDLGMATANSLAAVQAGFKALSVTVGGLGERAGNAALEEVAVALKYTLKQEVRLDLKRLNSLGSLVSSLANRQVPRAKPIIGGDVFTHTSSIHIDGIQKDFANYETFPPESVGRKHSTAFGKHTKYKNVVWLLKSKGIDCNQDKADELLRKTLAKIEQLERPLEEDEILGIVLSS; encoded by the coding sequence ATGGAGCAGCGTGTGTTACTCTGTGATACAACCTTAAGGGATGGGGAGCAAGCCCCAGGCGTTGAATTTGACAGGCCGGAGAAGGAGAAGATTGCCCGGGCCCTGGTGGAGGCAGGGATTGATGAATTGGAAGTTGGCGTGCCTGCCATGGGCGAAGAGGAGGCGAAAAGAATTTCCCAGCTGGTGGCTTTGAAGCTGCCGGTACGCTTAATAACTTGGAATCGAGTTGTCTTAGAGGATCTTGCAGCTAGTTATCGTACTGGGGTGGAAGGAGTTGCTATATCATTACCCGTTTCAGAACAACAGATTAAGCATAAATTAAGAAAGGATCGGGCCTGGCTTCTTGAGCAGATGGGCCGGTGCGTGAGAGACGCCAAGAAAGAAGCCGGCTATATAGTCCTGGGTCTTGAAGATGCCAGTCGAGCTGATATAGCTTTCCTCAAAGAGATTATTAAAGAAGCTCAAAAGCTGGGGGTTGACCGCATTCGTTTTGCCGATACGTTAGGAATCATGGAACCATTAAGTATTTTCTTTAAGCTGCAGGATTTAACCCGGGAGGCAGATATTCCTTTAGAATTTCACGCGCACAATGATTTGGGAATGGCGACGGCCAATTCTCTGGCAGCTGTTCAGGCCGGGTTTAAAGCCCTAAGTGTGACTGTAGGAGGACTGGGGGAGAGAGCGGGTAATGCAGCTCTCGAAGAAGTGGCTGTGGCACTAAAATATACTCTAAAACAAGAGGTGAGGCTGGATCTTAAACGTTTAAATTCTTTAGGTTCGCTGGTCAGTTCCTTGGCTAATCGCCAGGTTCCCAGGGCAAAGCCAATAATTGGAGGGGATGTTTTCACTCATACGTCCTCCATTCATATTGACGGGATTCAGAAGGACTTTGCCAATTATGAAACTTTTCCGCCTGAGAGTGTTGGTAGAAAGCATTCAACAGCCTTTGGTAAACATACCAAATACAAAAACGTTGTTTGGCTGCTCAAGTCAAAAGGTATAGACTGTAATCAAGATAAAGCGGACGAACTTTTGAGAAAAACTTTAGCCAAAATCGAACAGTTAGAAAGACCCTTGGAAGAAGATGAAATTTTAGGAATCGTGTTAAGCTCATGA
- the nifK gene encoding nitrogenase molybdenum-iron protein subunit beta: MEACTKVTKEWLNSMEYRELNFAREKLVINPAKACQPLGALLCSLGIEGCLPFVHGSQGCAAYFRSTLSRHFREPVAAVSDSMTEDSAVFGGQSNFIEGLRNAYAVYKPKVISVFTSCMAEVIGDDIKSYLGNAKEQDAIPRDLAVALANTPSFKGSHITGYDSTVKSLIECLAKPRQEDTINDRLYVVPGFDTYPANLREYKRLLKEMNAPFTLLPDHSDVLDAPNLGTYELYPGGTPISEMNEALNAKSYLMLQAYSTSTTSKYLKGKGVPVETIPMPIGLSGTDNFIQAIAKFTGKEVPEEITIERGRAVDAMTDCHQYIHGKKFALFGDPDILIGLVSFLLEMGGEPVHIVCTNSTVPFKKAMEKLLSSSPYGQGATLYPGKDLWHLRSLLVTEPVDMLIGDGHGKYAARDANIPLIRVGIPIYDRVNLHRYPIVGYSGVINLITMIVNTFLDEIDRASTDTYFELMR; the protein is encoded by the coding sequence ATGGAAGCTTGTACAAAGGTAACAAAAGAATGGCTGAATAGTATGGAATACCGGGAGTTGAATTTTGCCCGTGAAAAGTTGGTCATCAATCCGGCCAAAGCCTGTCAACCCCTCGGTGCCCTGCTTTGTTCCCTAGGGATTGAAGGATGCTTGCCGTTTGTGCACGGTTCTCAAGGATGCGCTGCTTATTTTCGCAGCACTTTATCCCGCCATTTCAGAGAACCTGTGGCAGCAGTCTCGGATTCGATGACAGAGGATTCGGCGGTCTTTGGCGGCCAGTCCAACTTTATTGAAGGGTTAAGAAATGCTTATGCGGTTTATAAACCTAAGGTTATATCAGTATTTACAAGCTGTATGGCAGAAGTTATTGGGGACGATATCAAATCTTATTTAGGCAATGCCAAGGAACAAGATGCGATTCCCCGAGATTTAGCAGTGGCCCTAGCCAACACTCCGAGCTTTAAAGGTTCTCATATCACAGGGTATGACTCAACAGTCAAAAGCCTCATCGAATGTTTAGCTAAACCCAGACAGGAAGATACAATCAACGATCGTCTCTACGTTGTCCCTGGTTTTGACACTTATCCCGCCAATTTGCGTGAATATAAACGCCTTCTCAAAGAGATGAATGCTCCTTTTACCCTTTTACCCGACCATAGTGATGTTTTGGATGCTCCTAATTTGGGGACCTACGAATTGTACCCCGGCGGGACACCGATTTCTGAAATGAATGAGGCTTTAAACGCGAAAAGCTATTTAATGTTACAGGCTTATTCCACCTCGACTACCAGCAAATATCTTAAGGGTAAGGGAGTTCCTGTGGAAACGATTCCCATGCCTATCGGGCTCTCAGGCACGGATAACTTTATTCAAGCCATTGCCAAATTCACAGGCAAAGAAGTTCCGGAGGAAATAACCATTGAGCGGGGGCGTGCCGTCGATGCTATGACTGATTGTCATCAATATATCCATGGCAAGAAATTTGCACTGTTTGGCGACCCGGATATCCTGATAGGTCTTGTCTCTTTCCTTCTGGAAATGGGAGGAGAGCCGGTCCACATAGTTTGCACAAATTCCACCGTACCTTTTAAGAAAGCAATGGAAAAATTACTCTCCTCAAGTCCTTATGGTCAAGGAGCAACCCTCTATCCTGGCAAAGACCTTTGGCATCTGCGCTCTCTGCTGGTTACGGAGCCGGTGGATATGTTAATCGGCGACGGCCATGGCAAGTACGCTGCCCGTGATGCCAATATTCCGTTGATCAGAGTAGGTATACCCATTTATGATCGGGTGAACCTCCATCGCTATCCAATCGTTGGCTATTCAGGAGTCATAAACTTAATCACCATGATTGTCAATACGTTTCTGGATGAAATCGATAGGGCTTCTACCGACACCTACTTTGAATTAATGCGTTAA
- a CDS encoding radical SAM protein, translating to MHRECEYANIAEVTDTHLNHGHPCFSTSGHGKNGRIHLAVAPECNISCNYCVRKFDCANESRPGVTSKVITPDEAIETVLKAKASVIGSKLKVVGIAGPGDPLANEATFETLRKVKENFPEMILCMSTNGLLLPERLPELVDIGVSHITVTINTLDEKVGAKIYSHVRWQGKTLKGNNGARILIRNQLLGLEQASKAGMTVKVNTVVIPGVNEKLLYSLALDVKKRGAHLHNLLPLIPQGKLAHKMAPPMELIKNYRSVLSSVLPQMTHCQQCRADAIGLV from the coding sequence ATGCATAGAGAATGCGAATATGCCAATATAGCCGAGGTAACAGACACTCACTTAAATCACGGACACCCCTGTTTCTCCACCTCCGGGCATGGAAAAAACGGGCGAATTCATTTAGCAGTGGCCCCGGAGTGTAATATTTCCTGCAACTATTGTGTGCGCAAATTTGATTGTGCCAATGAATCCCGTCCCGGGGTGACCAGTAAAGTTATCACTCCGGATGAAGCCATTGAAACAGTACTCAAGGCAAAAGCCTCTGTGATCGGGTCAAAATTAAAAGTTGTGGGGATTGCCGGGCCGGGAGATCCTCTGGCCAATGAGGCAACCTTTGAAACCTTGAGGAAAGTAAAGGAAAATTTCCCGGAAATGATACTTTGTATGAGTACGAATGGACTTCTCTTGCCGGAAAGGCTTCCCGAACTCGTGGATATTGGTGTATCCCATATTACGGTGACGATTAATACTCTTGATGAGAAAGTGGGTGCTAAAATTTACAGTCATGTCCGCTGGCAAGGAAAAACACTGAAGGGGAATAACGGAGCCAGAATATTGATCAGAAACCAGCTCTTAGGTCTGGAGCAGGCTTCGAAGGCTGGCATGACTGTGAAAGTCAATACCGTAGTCATCCCCGGAGTTAATGAAAAATTACTCTATAGTTTAGCCTTGGATGTTAAGAAGAGAGGAGCTCATCTTCACAACTTGCTGCCCTTGATCCCTCAAGGGAAACTGGCCCATAAGATGGCTCCTCCAATGGAATTAATCAAAAATTACCGCAGTGTTCTGAGTTCAGTTCTCCCTCAGATGACTCACTGTCAACAGTGCCGTGCTGACGCTATCGGCTTGGTCTAA
- the nifE gene encoding nitrogenase iron-molybdenum cofactor biosynthesis protein NifE, which produces MFTNLTKLDLKDKHSMAEAGSPKLCMKALPGEGAERSCAYDGARVVLMPITDVAHLVHGPIACAGNSWDNRGARSSGSQLYRRGLTTDIMENDVVYGGEAKLKAAILEIAARHNPKAIFVYSTCVSSLIGDDVDKICREAEAELTVPVIAVNCPGFLGDKNIGNRIAGEVLFDRVIGTGGGSDEKIPLSINLIGEYNIAGDLWGVLPDLKNLGITVQTAITGDAKFDDLRSAHRACLNVLICSKSLTNLVRKMEIRYGIPFMEGSFYGIHDTSETLINIAKALGDPDLLERTLVYVKQKEEETRKTIAEYRKLLENKQAILFTGGVKTWSMVSTLAELGINILAGGTQNSTPEDFQRMKELMDPSAQIIEDTSSAGFLKIIAEKKPDLIVAGGKTKYLAHKTRTPFLDINHGRKLPYAGYQGMVTFAKSLTRTVLSPVWGLLRQEFPPKEGVIND; this is translated from the coding sequence ATGTTCACCAATCTGACAAAATTGGATCTTAAAGATAAACATTCTATGGCGGAGGCCGGTTCGCCAAAATTATGCATGAAGGCCCTGCCCGGTGAAGGCGCGGAGCGTAGTTGTGCTTATGACGGGGCAAGAGTTGTGCTCATGCCTATTACGGATGTCGCTCACCTTGTTCATGGACCGATTGCTTGTGCAGGTAATTCGTGGGATAACCGAGGAGCTCGCTCCTCAGGTTCCCAACTTTACCGGCGGGGACTGACCACCGATATTATGGAAAATGATGTCGTTTATGGCGGAGAGGCTAAGCTAAAAGCAGCGATCTTAGAGATTGCCGCTCGACATAATCCTAAAGCAATTTTTGTCTACTCAACTTGTGTCTCCTCCCTGATCGGAGATGACGTCGACAAGATTTGCAGGGAAGCCGAAGCTGAACTGACGGTTCCAGTTATTGCAGTGAATTGCCCAGGTTTTTTAGGAGACAAAAATATTGGCAATCGGATTGCTGGAGAGGTTCTCTTTGATCGAGTTATCGGGACAGGGGGGGGTTCAGACGAGAAAATACCTCTTTCCATCAACCTGATTGGAGAGTATAACATTGCAGGAGATCTTTGGGGAGTCTTGCCTGATTTGAAAAACCTAGGGATCACCGTGCAAACGGCTATTACTGGGGATGCCAAATTCGATGACTTGCGTTCAGCTCATCGAGCATGCCTTAATGTATTGATTTGTTCTAAAAGCCTGACCAATCTTGTACGCAAGATGGAAATTCGCTATGGGATACCATTTATGGAGGGGTCATTTTACGGGATTCATGATACCTCAGAAACGTTGATCAACATTGCCAAAGCGCTGGGTGATCCTGATTTGCTGGAGAGAACCTTAGTATATGTTAAGCAGAAGGAGGAGGAAACACGCAAGACCATTGCGGAATATCGAAAGTTACTGGAAAATAAACAGGCTATTTTGTTTACGGGAGGAGTTAAAACTTGGTCGATGGTTTCTACCTTGGCTGAATTAGGGATTAATATCTTGGCGGGAGGAACTCAAAACTCGACACCAGAAGATTTTCAGCGTATGAAAGAACTGATGGACCCCTCGGCTCAAATTATCGAAGATACAAGTTCTGCGGGCTTTTTAAAAATAATTGCTGAGAAAAAACCGGATCTCATCGTGGCCGGAGGAAAGACCAAATATCTGGCTCATAAAACAAGGACGCCTTTCTTGGATATTAACCACGGGCGAAAACTTCCCTATGCTGGTTATCAGGGAATGGTTACCTTTGCTAAATCTTTAACCCGTACTGTGCTGAGTCCTGTTTGGGGCCTGCTGAGACAGGAATTTCCCCCGAAGGAGGGTGTAATCAATGACTAA
- a CDS encoding 4Fe-4S dicluster domain-containing protein, producing the protein MSEVVVCQTFGGLPWTPQYVEEINKEVCLGCGRCVKLCVQECLGLESFEDDEGTERYVAKIVNKDQCVGCRSCGKICVRHAYSFKAKLA; encoded by the coding sequence TTGAGTGAGGTTGTTGTCTGTCAAACCTTTGGAGGACTGCCCTGGACCCCTCAGTATGTAGAGGAAATCAATAAAGAAGTGTGTTTAGGATGCGGGCGATGTGTAAAATTATGTGTTCAGGAATGCTTGGGTTTGGAAAGTTTTGAAGATGATGAGGGGACAGAACGTTATGTAGCTAAAATCGTCAATAAAGATCAATGTGTCGGCTGCCGGTCTTGTGGGAAGATTTGTGTCCGCCATGCTTATTCTTTTAAAGCGAAACTGGCTTAA
- the nifN gene encoding nitrogenase iron-molybdenum cofactor biosynthesis protein NifN — MTKTRHYDGNPQKNSPALGATLAYLGVNGLLALLHGSQGCSSFIRLQLSRHYKEPIPLNSTALLEDTVIFGGWEHLKKGIAVAADKYKPQIIGVMSSGLTETFGDDMASALASLRSERRDLEGFPVVLASTPDYIGSMQEGYQRAVESLLMTLTGLPDADQGLGKVREFDDREEEAYAALLPGCHLTPGDVDELKEMVESFGYQAITIPDLSISLDGHAELEAAPVVQGGTQLEDFRKLPKCKACFSFGQSMENAGEFLKQTYGVPHFNIPSLTGLKATDSFVLKLAEISGKKIPDKLLRQRSRLLDTLADYHDQLGGQKVAIALEMDLLYSLASCLVEVGAEISVALSASQGSSNPLLLPVPIEVGDLEMFEERAGQSNLLIANSNGRQAAGLLKIPHLRAGLPVFDFVGYPQKCWIGYAGTQQFLFDTLNTLS; from the coding sequence ATGACTAAGACAAGACATTATGACGGAAACCCACAGAAAAACAGCCCTGCTTTGGGAGCGACTCTTGCTTATTTAGGTGTCAATGGTCTTTTAGCCTTACTCCATGGTTCTCAAGGTTGTTCCTCATTCATTCGCTTACAGCTGTCCAGGCATTATAAAGAACCTATCCCTTTGAATTCAACGGCTTTGTTGGAAGACACAGTCATCTTCGGCGGCTGGGAGCATCTCAAAAAGGGAATTGCTGTAGCTGCGGATAAATACAAGCCCCAGATCATCGGAGTCATGAGTTCCGGGCTGACAGAAACCTTTGGAGATGATATGGCAAGTGCCCTAGCCAGTTTGCGATCGGAACGCCGGGATTTGGAGGGCTTTCCGGTAGTATTGGCGAGTACTCCGGATTATATCGGTTCCATGCAGGAGGGTTATCAGCGAGCTGTAGAGTCCTTGCTCATGACCCTGACCGGTCTGCCGGATGCAGATCAGGGGTTAGGGAAGGTTAGAGAATTTGATGACAGAGAGGAAGAGGCTTATGCAGCTTTATTGCCTGGCTGCCACCTAACACCAGGGGATGTCGATGAACTGAAAGAGATGGTTGAAAGCTTTGGCTATCAGGCGATTACCATACCCGATCTTTCAATTTCCCTGGATGGGCATGCTGAATTGGAGGCTGCACCAGTGGTTCAGGGAGGCACACAGCTTGAGGACTTCCGGAAACTTCCTAAGTGCAAGGCTTGTTTTTCCTTCGGGCAGAGTATGGAAAATGCGGGAGAATTTCTGAAGCAAACTTATGGGGTTCCTCATTTTAATATACCGTCCTTAACCGGACTAAAAGCAACGGATAGTTTTGTTTTAAAGTTAGCTGAGATTTCCGGGAAGAAAATACCGGATAAGCTTCTGCGGCAGAGAAGCCGGTTGTTGGATACTCTGGCGGATTATCATGATCAGCTTGGCGGACAAAAAGTAGCTATCGCTTTGGAAATGGATCTCTTGTATAGCTTGGCTTCTTGCCTGGTGGAGGTAGGGGCAGAGATTTCGGTAGCTTTGTCCGCTTCCCAAGGCAGTAGTAATCCTTTGCTTTTGCCGGTTCCTATTGAAGTGGGGGACTTAGAGATGTTTGAGGAACGAGCGGGGCAAAGCAATTTGTTGATCGCCAATTCCAACGGCCGCCAGGCAGCAGGTCTGCTTAAAATTCCTCATCTAAGGGCGGGGTTGCCGGTTTTTGATTTTGTAGGTTACCCCCAAAAATGCTGGATTGGGTATGCCGGCACTCAGCAGTTTTTGTTTGATACTTTAAATACCTTAAGTTAA
- a CDS encoding cyclodeaminase/cyclohydrolase family protein — MLIDKTVTGFIEELASNSPAPGGGSAAALAGSLGAALTTMVCNFTEGKPKFSDVQDEIVQIKGKGLTLKSDLVKYIDEDTNAFNEVMKAYKLPKESDEEKAIRSEKIQEANKQASLLPLKVAEACVEVLKLSIRVLTIGNPNTACDAAVSGVTAYAGFQGAIFNVKINLSSIKDEAFLHMIKDRVGELQVDADQLNQQILERAKEVIG, encoded by the coding sequence ATGCTCATTGACAAGACGGTAACGGGGTTTATTGAAGAGTTAGCCAGTAATTCGCCGGCTCCCGGAGGTGGGAGTGCTGCAGCCCTCGCAGGGTCCTTGGGGGCAGCCTTGACTACTATGGTTTGTAATTTTACAGAAGGTAAACCCAAATTTAGTGATGTTCAGGATGAAATTGTGCAAATTAAGGGAAAAGGGCTGACCTTAAAGAGCGATTTAGTAAAATATATCGATGAAGATACGAATGCCTTTAATGAGGTCATGAAAGCTTATAAATTACCTAAGGAAAGCGACGAAGAAAAGGCCATAAGGTCAGAAAAGATTCAGGAGGCCAACAAACAGGCATCCTTGCTTCCCCTTAAAGTAGCAGAGGCTTGTGTTGAGGTTTTGAAGCTGTCAATTAGGGTTTTGACCATCGGGAATCCTAACACCGCCTGTGATGCGGCTGTGTCTGGAGTGACGGCTTACGCAGGGTTTCAGGGAGCTATTTTTAATGTGAAGATTAATCTAAGCTCTATTAAAGATGAGGCCTTTCTGCATATGATTAAGGACAGGGTCGGGGAGTTACAAGTAGATGCTGATCAATTAAATCAACAGATTTTGGAGAGAGCTAAAGAAGTTATTGGT
- the ftcD gene encoding glutamate formimidoyltransferase, which yields MGKLVECVPNFSEGRRPEVIEAIVDEVKKVEGVKLLDVKPDASHNRTVVTFVGEPQKVKLAAFNACAKACELIDMEQQQGGHPRVGATDVIPFIPVKEVSMEECIQLANKLGAEIAGKLDIPVYLYEEAAKVPNRRRLPNVRKGEYEGLKLEISKPERHPDFGQPKMHPSAGATVVGARQFLVAYNINLGTNDLSIAKKIADTIREIKGGYKYVRAMGVMLEDRDVAQVSINMVNYTGTPLYRVFETVKSEAARYGVNVIGSELVGVTPMQALLDVAEFYLRLENFDRKQVFEENL from the coding sequence ATGGGTAAACTCGTAGAATGTGTACCTAATTTTAGTGAAGGGCGTCGTCCGGAAGTTATTGAAGCCATTGTGGATGAGGTAAAAAAAGTCGAGGGCGTTAAGCTTCTGGACGTCAAGCCGGACGCCAGCCATAATCGAACGGTAGTCACCTTTGTTGGAGAACCGCAAAAGGTTAAGCTCGCTGCTTTTAATGCCTGTGCCAAAGCCTGTGAATTAATTGATATGGAACAGCAGCAGGGAGGGCATCCCCGAGTTGGGGCGACGGATGTGATTCCGTTTATTCCTGTCAAAGAAGTGAGTATGGAAGAGTGTATCCAATTAGCCAATAAGCTTGGGGCTGAGATCGCCGGCAAATTGGATATTCCCGTCTATTTGTATGAAGAAGCTGCCAAGGTTCCGAACAGGAGAAGGCTTCCAAACGTAAGAAAAGGTGAGTATGAGGGCCTGAAGCTGGAAATTAGCAAACCAGAGCGCCATCCTGATTTTGGGCAGCCTAAAATGCATCCTTCAGCGGGTGCTACGGTGGTAGGAGCTCGTCAATTTTTAGTAGCATATAATATTAATCTGGGAACCAACGATCTTAGTATTGCTAAGAAAATAGCTGATACTATCCGTGAAATTAAGGGTGGATATAAGTACGTTAGGGCTATGGGTGTTATGCTGGAAGACCGGGATGTAGCTCAGGTGTCTATTAATATGGTTAATTACACCGGTACCCCACTCTATAGAGTCTTCGAAACTGTGAAATCTGAGGCAGCACGGTATGGGGTGAATGTGATTGGCAGTGAGCTGGTGGGTGTAACCCCAATGCAGGCGCTTCTTGATGTTGCTGAATTCTATTTGCGTTTAGAAAACTTCGATCGCAAGCAGGTCTTTGAAGAAAATTTATGA
- the nifD gene encoding nitrogenase molybdenum-iron protein alpha chain has translation MSIKETIDFRKQVVEEVLELYPEKAKKNRRQHITIKENNECASCAVKSNSKTVPGLMTARGCAYAGAKGVVWGPVKDCTHISHGPVGCGYYSWANRRNLADGEIGVDNFVPFLFTSDFQESDIIYGGDKKLEKIIEEVVGLFPNTKGVSVLSECPVGLIGDDIESVSRRMSEKIKLPVIPVRCEGFRGISQSLGHHIANDAIRDHLIGKGPGREVGPYDVGIIGDYNIGGDAWASKKILEEIGLNVVNIWTGDSTIEMLQNGHLVKLNLIHCYRSMNYMARHMEETYGTPWLEFNFFGPTKVRESILKIAAMFDDSIMEKAKAVIEKYEAEMQKVIDIYRPRLEGKKVMLYVGGLRPRHVVGAYEDLGMEVIGTGYEFAHGEDYDKSMANLKDGTLIYDDVTAIEIEEFVSKLKPDLVGSGIKEKYVFEKMGLPFRQMHSWDYSGPYHGYQGFPIFARDMDMAVNSPTWKAVKAPWAK, from the coding sequence ATGAGCATAAAGGAGACAATTGATTTCAGAAAACAAGTTGTCGAAGAAGTCTTGGAGCTATACCCCGAAAAGGCTAAAAAGAATCGGCGGCAGCATATTACCATCAAAGAAAATAATGAGTGTGCCAGCTGTGCAGTCAAATCGAATTCCAAAACGGTTCCGGGTCTCATGACCGCCCGAGGGTGTGCTTACGCAGGGGCTAAAGGTGTTGTTTGGGGGCCGGTGAAGGATTGCACACATATATCCCACGGACCGGTGGGGTGCGGCTATTATTCTTGGGCCAACCGCCGGAACTTGGCAGACGGGGAAATCGGTGTTGACAACTTTGTACCCTTTTTATTTACCTCGGACTTTCAGGAAAGCGATATTATTTACGGCGGAGACAAAAAGCTGGAGAAAATTATTGAAGAGGTTGTGGGACTTTTCCCAAACACCAAAGGGGTTTCGGTTCTCTCCGAATGTCCAGTCGGATTGATCGGAGATGACATTGAAAGTGTTTCCCGCCGCATGAGCGAGAAAATTAAGCTGCCGGTCATTCCGGTTCGTTGTGAAGGTTTTAGAGGAATTAGTCAGTCTCTGGGCCATCATATAGCTAATGACGCTATCCGGGATCATCTCATAGGTAAGGGCCCGGGAAGAGAAGTTGGGCCGTACGATGTCGGGATTATCGGCGATTATAATATTGGCGGTGATGCTTGGGCCAGTAAAAAAATCCTTGAAGAAATTGGCTTGAATGTTGTGAATATCTGGACGGGTGACTCCACTATCGAAATGCTCCAGAACGGACATCTTGTTAAGCTGAATTTAATCCACTGTTATCGCAGTATGAACTACATGGCCAGACATATGGAGGAAACTTACGGAACACCTTGGCTGGAATTCAACTTCTTTGGACCGACCAAGGTCAGGGAGTCAATCTTAAAAATCGCCGCCATGTTTGATGACAGTATTATGGAAAAAGCCAAAGCCGTTATCGAGAAATACGAGGCAGAGATGCAAAAAGTGATCGATATTTATCGACCGCGCCTCGAAGGGAAAAAAGTAATGCTTTATGTCGGAGGGCTTCGCCCCAGACACGTTGTGGGAGCTTATGAAGATTTGGGTATGGAGGTTATCGGTACGGGCTATGAATTTGCCCATGGCGAAGATTATGACAAAAGCATGGCCAATCTTAAAGACGGAACGTTAATTTATGATGATGTTACGGCGATTGAAATTGAAGAATTCGTGAGTAAGTTAAAACCGGATTTGGTCGGATCGGGGATTAAAGAGAAGTATGTCTTTGAAAAAATGGGTCTTCCCTTCCGTCAAATGCATTCCTGGGATTATTCAGGGCCCTATCACGGATACCAAGGATTTCCGATTTTTGCCCGTGACATGGATATGGCCGTTAACAGTCCTACGTGGAAGGCTGTCAAAGCTCCTTGGGCAAAATAA